In Rana temporaria chromosome 3, aRanTem1.1, whole genome shotgun sequence, a single window of DNA contains:
- the LOC120931000 gene encoding olfactory receptor 2W1-like: MYLFITQLSLFDIILSTDILPNFLYIILHDGCTMSLAGCILQLSFFAHAEASECFLLTVMSYDRYLAICKPLHYNSIMNQSNCIKSVIIIWVLGFTMALVDSISLCSLYYCGPNIIHHFFCDFEPIIELSCSDTTWIHNQIYVLGFIFVIAPFILIVISYIYIVITILKIKSITGRQKAFTTCSSHLTVVCIFYGTIAAVYLFPTKGQLDILNKFLSLFYTVMTPLLNPIIYTFRNKDFKKATEKIK; this comes from the coding sequence ATGTACCTCTTCATCACCCAACTATCATTGTTTGATATAATCCTGTCTACAGATATTCTTCCCAACTTTCTTTATATCATCTTACATGATGGATGTACCATGTCTCTTGCTGGATGTATTTTGCAGTTATCCTTCTTTGCCCATGCTGAGGCCTCAGAGTGTTTTCTACTGACTGTGATGTCCTATGACCGGTatttggccatctgtaagcctctgCATTACAACTCTATAATGAACCAATCAAATTGCATTAAATCAGTGATTATCATTTGGGTACTGGGTTTTACAATGGCATTGGTTGATTCAATTTCTTTGTGCAGTTTATACTACTGTGGACCAAACATCATTCATCACTTCTTTTGTGACTTTGAACCCATAATTGAGCTTTCCTGCTCTGATACTACATGGATCCATAATCAGATCTATGTATTAGGTTTCATCTTTGTCATAGCACCGTTTATATTAATTGTTATATCGTATATCTATATTGTTATAACCATCCTCAAAATTAAATCAATTACAGGAAGACAAAAAGCCTTCACCACCTGCAGCTCTCACTTGACCGTAGTGTGCATTTTTTACGGGACTATAGCCGCTGTATATTTGTTTCCAACAAAAGGACAACTAGATATTCTGAACAAGTTCCTCTCCCTCTTTTACACTGTAATGACTCCATTGCTTAATCCGATCATATACACCTTCAGGAACAAGGACTTTAAGAAAgccactgaaaaaataaaataa